Proteins encoded together in one Hylaeus volcanicus isolate JK05 chromosome 3, UHH_iyHylVolc1.0_haploid, whole genome shotgun sequence window:
- the LOC128874070 gene encoding dynein regulatory complex protein 11 isoform X2, with translation MSSATYDELWKNAQTILEELVQTDTSLQNARPQKDRIQARNIISELYVKYIIVSNKLELCYDQVIQPQKRVLLRKLLDSCVGRILELKHELVEIDLSEYSYFDDILIKLNITPQEIEIQLPRYFRREHSKEIEERRQFIENILRNTGVLDEVILSKSITESEAIRLIQAHERARQGRLRFQFIKEIRKMKEKSGIKVEMEVKDKSTEGAAAMKIQKIWRGYSTRRKIRKRRLDEMLLIGMLQPSQEVTENARQAEKVRQERYEKQMKYQEQYETMMIETKERIRNEKSAIMEENIRSEIRNWVKNCFQETGKIPDLPSAESGGSRIIFSRQGTESTISKSTAVSSKESKKSKKAKSKKNSETEQSEEEAEQGFKLISSNFLSELTHANQKYQEVWKNKNESMNAEQLPYINMIESEKTKEVEHDVRIAVDQALRADIEALQSALDRDRGFKGKRAKKTQKRIRRSGKKNKKRKDKDLTPDRTMESLLEELVTEGIVKLHREIPLHDFKGEKSFANYSLREKGKDPLPALGDIRQLIAEYCILPLGNSTLRELTPLVRSVLIAGPHGSGKKMLVNAICTELGATLFDITPANIVGKYPGKSGLIMLIHLVSKMSRLLQPSVIFMDCAEKPFVKKVPKADKTDPKRLKKDLPKLVKNITNEDRVILIGTSNSPWDGDQKLLYQTYDKVIYVPRPDYGTMSIVWKDLLYKVMTTKRMVQLRTHPLTYGELINALSTKDPVYREEEDAFLTWLGKTPIHRKKQRMLELERQKQEEEDEKQNRKSKKKSS, from the exons ATGTCGAGTGCAACATACGATGAGCTTTGGAAAAACGCACAAACCATTTTAGAGGAACTTGTTCAAACAGACACGAGTCTGCAAAACGCCAGGCCGCAAAAGGATCGTATACAGGCTCGTAATATAATCTCAGAATTATACGTGAAGTATATCATTGTCTCTAATAAGTTAGAACTGTGTTACGACCAAGTAATACAGCCGCAAAAGCGagtattattaagaaaattattagattcATGCGTTGGCAGAATCTTGGAGTTGAAACACGAGTTGGTCGAGATAGATCTTTCGGAGTATAGTTATTTCGATGATATTTTGATAAAGTTAAATATCACTCCACAAGAAATTGAGATTCAACTACCGAGATATTTTAGACGCGAGCattcaaaagaaattgaagaaagacgacaatttatagaaaatattttaagaaatacagGGGTTTTAGACGAGGTGATATTATCGAAAAGTATCACCGAATCTGAAGCGATAAGGCTTATACAG GCTCACGAGCGTGCAAGACAAGGTCGTCTAAGATTTcagtttataaaagaaattcgtaaaatgaaagaaaagtcGGGAATTAAAGTGGAGATGGAGGTAAAAGATAAGTCGACCGAAGGAGCAGCtgcaatgaaaattcaaaaaatttggaGGGGGTATAGTACTAGacgaaaaatacgaaaaagaCGCCTCGATGAAATGTTGTTGATCG GTATGCTTCAACCAAGTCAAGAAGTTACTGAAAATGCTAGACAGGCTGAAAAAGTTCGACAAGAGAGATAcgagaaacaaatgaaataccAAGAACAATACGAAACTATGATGATTGAGACTAAGGAGAGAATACGTAACGAAAAAAGTGCTATAATGGAGGAAAATATAAGAAGTGAAATTCGAAATTgggtaaaaaattgttttcaagaaACGGGAAAAATTCCTGATTTGCCATCTGCTGAGAGTGGTGGATCCAGGATCATATTTAGTAGACAg GGTACCGAGAGTACCATAAGCAAATCTACAGCAGTATCGTCAAAGGAGTCCAAGAAATCGAAAAAAgcaaaatcaaagaaaaacagTGAAACTGAGCAATCAGAAGAAGAAGCAGAGCAaggttttaaattaatttcgtcaaACTTTTTATCAGAACTGACACATGCTAATCAAAAGTACCAGGAAGTatggaaaaacaaaaacgaatcCATGAATGCTGAACAATTACCATACATAAATATGATAGAAAGTGAAAAAACTAAGGAAGTTGAACATGATGTAAGAATTGCAGTAGACCAAGCACTCAGAG CCGATATAGAAGCCCTTCAAAGTGCATTAGATAGGGATAGAGGGTTTAAAGGAAAACGTGCAAAAAAAACACAGAAACGAATTCGTCGTAGTGggaaaaagaacaagaaaaggaaagataaAGATTTAACTCCTGACAGAACAATGGAATCTTTATTGGAAGAATTAGTGACAGAAGGCATTGTTAAACTTCATAGAGAAATTCCACTCCATGACTTTAAAGGCGAAAAATCTTTTGCTAATTACAGTTTAAGAGAAAAGGGAAAAGATCCTTTACCAGCACTTG GAGACATAAGGCAATTAATAGCCGAATATTGTATTCTCCCTTTGGGAAACAGTACTCTTAGAGAACTTACACCGCTAGTAAGATCGGTATTGATAGCTGGACCACATGGTAGtggtaaaaaaatgttagtaaATGCAATTTGTACAGAACTTGGTGCTACTTTATTTGATATTACGCCTGCTAATATCGTTGGAAAATATCCTGGAAAGTCAGGGTTAATCATGCTTATTCACTTAGTATCAAAG ATGTCGCGTTTATTGCAACCATCAGTCATATTTATGGATTGTGCTGAAAAACCATTTGTCAAGAAAGTTCCAAAAGCAGATAAAACCGATCCAAAACGTTTGAAGAAAGATCTCCCTAAATTAGTAAAGAATATAACAAATGAAGACAGGGTGATTCTTATTGGAACTTCAAACTCTCCTTGGGATGGAGATCAAAAGCTTTTATATCAGACTTATGATAAGGTCATATACGTTCCCCGGCCAGATTATGGAACTATGTCTATTGTGTGGaaagatttattatataaa GTAATGACCACAAAACGAATGGTACAGTTAAGGACTCATCCTTTAACATACGGTGAATTAATAAATGCGCTGAGCACTAAAGACCCGGTTTATCGTGAAGAAGAGGATGCATTTCTAA CCTGGCTGGGAAAGACACCAATACATCGTAAAAAACAACGTATGCTCGAACTGGAACGTCAGAAACAAGAGGAAGaagatgaaaaacaaaatagaaaaagcaAGAAGAAATCTTCGTAA
- the LOC128874070 gene encoding dynein regulatory complex protein 11 isoform X1 — translation MSSATYDELWKNAQTILEELVQTDTSLQNARPQKDRIQARNIISELYVKYIIVSNKLELCYDQVIQPQKRVLLRKLLDSCVGRILELKHELVEIDLSEYSYFDDILIKLNITPQEIEIQLPRYFRREHSKEIEERRQFIENILRNTGVLDEVILSKSITESEAIRLIQAHERARQGRLRFQFIKEIRKMKEKSGIKVEMEVKDKSTEGAAAMKIQKIWRGYSTRRKIRKRRLDEMLLIGMLQPSQEVTENARQAEKVRQERYEKQMKYQEQYETMMIETKERIRNEKSAIMEENIRSEIRNWVKNCFQETGKIPDLPSAESGGSRIIFSRQGTESTISKSTAVSSKESKKSKKAKSKKNSETEQSEEEAEQGFKLISSNFLSELTHANQKYQEVWKNKNESMNAEQLPYINMIESEKTKEVEHDVRIAVDQALRADIEALQSALDRDRGFKGKRAKKTQKRIRRSGKKNKKRKDKDLTPDRTMESLLEELVTEGIVKLHREIPLHDFKGEKSFANYSLREKGKDPLPALGDIRQLIAEYCILPLGNSTLRELTPLVRSVLIAGPHGSGKKMLVNAICTELGATLFDITPANIVGKYPGKSGLIMLIHLVSKMSRLLQPSVIFMDCAEKPFVKKVPKADKTDPKRLKKDLPKLVKNITNEDRVILIGTSNSPWDGDQKLLYQTYDKVIYVPRPDYGTMSIVWKDLLYKYSGISRQFDTSAMAKICDGFTIGTVLTSINEVMTTKRMVQLRTHPLTYGELINALSTKDPVYREEEDAFLTWLGKTPIHRKKQRMLELERQKQEEEDEKQNRKSKKKSS, via the exons ATGTCGAGTGCAACATACGATGAGCTTTGGAAAAACGCACAAACCATTTTAGAGGAACTTGTTCAAACAGACACGAGTCTGCAAAACGCCAGGCCGCAAAAGGATCGTATACAGGCTCGTAATATAATCTCAGAATTATACGTGAAGTATATCATTGTCTCTAATAAGTTAGAACTGTGTTACGACCAAGTAATACAGCCGCAAAAGCGagtattattaagaaaattattagattcATGCGTTGGCAGAATCTTGGAGTTGAAACACGAGTTGGTCGAGATAGATCTTTCGGAGTATAGTTATTTCGATGATATTTTGATAAAGTTAAATATCACTCCACAAGAAATTGAGATTCAACTACCGAGATATTTTAGACGCGAGCattcaaaagaaattgaagaaagacgacaatttatagaaaatattttaagaaatacagGGGTTTTAGACGAGGTGATATTATCGAAAAGTATCACCGAATCTGAAGCGATAAGGCTTATACAG GCTCACGAGCGTGCAAGACAAGGTCGTCTAAGATTTcagtttataaaagaaattcgtaaaatgaaagaaaagtcGGGAATTAAAGTGGAGATGGAGGTAAAAGATAAGTCGACCGAAGGAGCAGCtgcaatgaaaattcaaaaaatttggaGGGGGTATAGTACTAGacgaaaaatacgaaaaagaCGCCTCGATGAAATGTTGTTGATCG GTATGCTTCAACCAAGTCAAGAAGTTACTGAAAATGCTAGACAGGCTGAAAAAGTTCGACAAGAGAGATAcgagaaacaaatgaaataccAAGAACAATACGAAACTATGATGATTGAGACTAAGGAGAGAATACGTAACGAAAAAAGTGCTATAATGGAGGAAAATATAAGAAGTGAAATTCGAAATTgggtaaaaaattgttttcaagaaACGGGAAAAATTCCTGATTTGCCATCTGCTGAGAGTGGTGGATCCAGGATCATATTTAGTAGACAg GGTACCGAGAGTACCATAAGCAAATCTACAGCAGTATCGTCAAAGGAGTCCAAGAAATCGAAAAAAgcaaaatcaaagaaaaacagTGAAACTGAGCAATCAGAAGAAGAAGCAGAGCAaggttttaaattaatttcgtcaaACTTTTTATCAGAACTGACACATGCTAATCAAAAGTACCAGGAAGTatggaaaaacaaaaacgaatcCATGAATGCTGAACAATTACCATACATAAATATGATAGAAAGTGAAAAAACTAAGGAAGTTGAACATGATGTAAGAATTGCAGTAGACCAAGCACTCAGAG CCGATATAGAAGCCCTTCAAAGTGCATTAGATAGGGATAGAGGGTTTAAAGGAAAACGTGCAAAAAAAACACAGAAACGAATTCGTCGTAGTGggaaaaagaacaagaaaaggaaagataaAGATTTAACTCCTGACAGAACAATGGAATCTTTATTGGAAGAATTAGTGACAGAAGGCATTGTTAAACTTCATAGAGAAATTCCACTCCATGACTTTAAAGGCGAAAAATCTTTTGCTAATTACAGTTTAAGAGAAAAGGGAAAAGATCCTTTACCAGCACTTG GAGACATAAGGCAATTAATAGCCGAATATTGTATTCTCCCTTTGGGAAACAGTACTCTTAGAGAACTTACACCGCTAGTAAGATCGGTATTGATAGCTGGACCACATGGTAGtggtaaaaaaatgttagtaaATGCAATTTGTACAGAACTTGGTGCTACTTTATTTGATATTACGCCTGCTAATATCGTTGGAAAATATCCTGGAAAGTCAGGGTTAATCATGCTTATTCACTTAGTATCAAAG ATGTCGCGTTTATTGCAACCATCAGTCATATTTATGGATTGTGCTGAAAAACCATTTGTCAAGAAAGTTCCAAAAGCAGATAAAACCGATCCAAAACGTTTGAAGAAAGATCTCCCTAAATTAGTAAAGAATATAACAAATGAAGACAGGGTGATTCTTATTGGAACTTCAAACTCTCCTTGGGATGGAGATCAAAAGCTTTTATATCAGACTTATGATAAGGTCATATACGTTCCCCGGCCAGATTATGGAACTATGTCTATTGTGTGGaaagatttattatataaa tattctGGAATTAGTAGACAATTCGATACATCCGCTATGGCTAAAATTTGCGATGGCTTTACTATCGGAACTGTATTAACATCAATTAACGAG GTAATGACCACAAAACGAATGGTACAGTTAAGGACTCATCCTTTAACATACGGTGAATTAATAAATGCGCTGAGCACTAAAGACCCGGTTTATCGTGAAGAAGAGGATGCATTTCTAA CCTGGCTGGGAAAGACACCAATACATCGTAAAAAACAACGTATGCTCGAACTGGAACGTCAGAAACAAGAGGAAGaagatgaaaaacaaaatagaaaaagcaAGAAGAAATCTTCGTAA
- the LOC128874071 gene encoding COP9 signalosome complex subunit 3 — translation MASALEQFVNNVRTLSKQGNFRELCEIISKSTDVLIKNGQHLDNVLETLDLQQHSLGILAVLCVKFSLSNPSGANTADTYKPLFNQVQEFIIGCNGEQVRFAPDTYAELCHLFTQKLVELQIPLRGIELLCRAIRKIQLFGSQLTSIHADLCQLCLLSKCFKPSLEFLDIDITGISQEGGQFDSKYFLLYYYYGGIIYTALKNYNRALYFFEVCVTTPAMAVSYIMLEAYKKYILVSLIMHGKVLNLPRYTSQVVNRYMKPLSQQYQELATAYLMNSCEEVQKVITKYQQLFTRDHNMGLVKQVLSYLYKKNIQRLTKTFLTLSLSDVASRVQLAGPADAERYILNMIEDGEIFATINQKDGMVVFHDDPEKYNSPQMLANLEKEMATCMELDKRVLEMEEEVVLTPQYVRKACGQNDQDDQTAGPAPTNVTNVQGQSKHNAYSM, via the exons ATGGCGTCGGCATTGGAGcagtttgtaaataatgtgCGGACGCTTTCGAAACAAG GTAATTTTCGAGAACTATgtgaaataataagtaaaagcACAGatgtgttaataaaaaatggacAGCACCTAGATAACGTTCTGGAAACGTTAGATCTGCAACAACATTCTTTAGGTATCTTGGCAGTGCTGTGTGTGAAATTTTCACTGTCTAATCCTAGTGGTGCGAATACTGCAGACACTTACAAACCATTATTTAATCAGGTTCAAGAATTTATCATTGGTTGTAACGGAGAGCAAGTTAGATTTGCTCCTGATACAT ATGCAGAATtatgtcatttatttacacaaaaattagTTGAATTGCAAATACCTTTGCGTGGTATTGAATTATTGTGTCGTGCAATACGTAAAATTCAACTTTTTGGTAGCCAACTAACTTCTATACATGCTGATCTCTGCCAACTATGTCTTTTGTCTAAATGTTTCAAACCTTCTCTTGAATTTCTTGACATAGATATTACGGGCATCAGTCAAGAAGGAGGGCAATTTGATTCAAAATACTTTttgctttattattattatggtGGTATAATATACACAGCACTGAAGAACTATAATAGAGCATTatacttttttgaagtatGTGTTACAACACCTGCAATGGCAGTTAGTTACATTATGTTAGAGGCCTACAAAAAGTACATCCTGGTCTCTTTAATAATGCATGGGAAAGTTCTAAACCTACCTAGGTACACGAGTCAAGTGGTCAATAGGTACATGAAGCCTCTGAGTCAACAATATCAAGAACTGGCCACAGCTTATCTAATGAATAGCTGTGAAGAAGTACAGAAGGTTATCACCAAATATCAACAACTTTTTACAAGAGATCACAATATGGGACTTGTAAAACAAGTGCTCAGCTATttgtacaagaaaaatatacaaaggtTGACAAAGACTTTTTTGACGCTTAGTTTAAGTGATGTGGCAAGCAGAGTTCAACTTGCTGGACCTGCTGATGCAGAAAGATACATATTAAACAtg atCGAAGATGGAGAGATTTTTGCAACAATTAATCAAAAGGATGGTATGGTAGTGTTTCATGATGAtccagaaaaatataattcaccGCAAATGTTGGCAAACCTAGAGAAGGAGATGGCGACATGTATGGAATTAGATAAGCGAGTACttgaaatggaagaagaagTTGTTCTCACACCACAATATGTTCGAAAAGCATGCGGGCAAAATGATCAAGACGATCAGACAGCTGGACCTGCTCCAacaaatgttacaaatgtGCAAGGTCAATCTAAACATAACGCCTATTCCATGTAA
- the LOC128874076 gene encoding nicotinamide riboside kinase 1 gives MFPKKLIVIGLSGVTCGGKSTLTKRLHKELKNSVTINQDDYFLPIDDPRHIKIVELDQLNFEVITSIDMDKMQSDVLKLIESLPNKNNFAETNEKNVLILDGFLLFKCKVISDLCDRKYFLTLNKEECQKRRVERIYDPPDGPGYFEKAVWPEYLKHMDELMKDKDLYKTITFIDGSRNKEEIYQMVFAEIKKLLS, from the coding sequence atgtttccaaaaaaattgattgtaattgGTCTTTCTGGTGTAACTTGTGGTGGAAAATCTACTTTGACTAAGAGACTTCataaggaattaaaaaattcagttacAATAAATCAAGATGACTATTTTTTGCCAATAGATGATCCACGTCATATAAAAATAGTGGAACTCGATCAACTGAACTTCGAAGTTATAACTAGCATAGATATGGATAAAATGCAATCagatgttttaaaattaattgaatcattgccgaacaaaaataatttcgcggAAACGAACGAGAAGAACGTTCTAATACTCGATggttttttactttttaagtGTAAGGTTATTTCCGATTTATgcgatagaaaatattttttaaccttaaataaagaagaatgCCAAAAAAGAAGGGTGGAAAGAATTTATGATCCCCCAGATGGTCCCGGGTACTTTGAAAAGGCTGTATGGccagaatatttgaaacatatgGATGAATTAATGAAAGACAAAGATTTATACAAGACGATAACATTCATTGACGGATcgagaaataaagaagaaatatatcaaatggtttttgcagaaataaaaaaattgttatcttaa
- the LOC128874078 gene encoding uncharacterized protein LOC128874078 has translation MFNSDCEKGKVILIVTLVSFFYYTIWVIGLPFIDDNRIRSLFGSQNVALMIPAILGLCFIGGLVFFTIYHVKPYFSYDKLNKFHES, from the coding sequence atgttcaataGTGATTGTGAAAAAggtaaagtaatattaatagtgacgttagtttcatttttttattatactatatggGTGATTGGTCTACCATTTATTGATGATAATAGAATACGATCACTTTTTGGTTCTCAGAATGTAGCCTTAATGATACCTGCTATTTTAGGTTTATGTTTCATTGGTGGATTAGTATTCTTCACTATTTATCATGTCAAGCCATATTTTTcatatgataaattaaataaatttcatgaatCATAG
- the LOC128874077 gene encoding active regulator of SIRT1-like: protein MSNSLVNKGLELLGYEKSLKQEKKKRKHVKYKGTLDLIPPKHRVLSKNDKTDLGTILGRSSKVTVYETKKRLEAEKDPTDENVQGLLMLSSNRINPDTANKLLNRAIKKKYIPKKEKPKEPETTVFTEEDFKKFEQEYVDQ, encoded by the exons ATGTCAAATTCACTTGTGAATAAAGGGCTTGAATTACTAGGTTATGAAAAGAGTTTAAAACAGG agaaaaagaagaggaaacacGTAAAATATAAGGGTACATTGGACTTGATTCCCCCAAAACATAGAGTATTAtcaaaaaatgacaaaacaG ATCTAGGCACAATACTTGGACGATCAAGTAAAGTGACTGTTTATGAAACCAAAAAACGATTAGAGGCAGAAAAGGATCCTACAGATGAGAATGTGCAAGGGCTTCTTATGCTTAGCAGCAATCGCATCAATCCAGACACAGCAAATAAG TTATTGAATCGagcaataaagaaaaaatatattccaaagaaagaaaaacctAAGGAACCTGAAACTACTGTATTCACTGAAGAAGATTTCAAAAAGTTTGAACAAGAATATGTGGATCAATAA